In one Arenibacter antarcticus genomic region, the following are encoded:
- a CDS encoding cation:proton antiporter produces MILSQIVELSLPLTNPVLKFLLILVIILFAPILLNKFKIPPLLGLIIAGAVIGPFGFNLMERDSSIILSGTAGLLYIMFLAGLEIDLVDFKKNRNKSIVFGLYTFTIPMTLGILSGLYILGFSTETSVLLASMFASHTLIAYPLISKLGVAKNKAVNITVGGTMITDVLALLVLAVIVGMTTGEVNTEFWLRLSISIVVFGLIVTLLFPIIGRWFFKRFDDNVSQYIFVLAMVFLGAVLAEIAGIEAIIGAFLAGLALNRLIPHTSPLMNRIEFVGNAIFIPFFLIGVGMLIDYRVFFKDMETIKVASVMIVVATSSKFLAAWLTQKTYKLSVNQRRLIFGLSNAQAAATLAAVLVGYNIILGETETGEPIRLLSESILSGTILMILFTCTIASFVAQKGAKNIVLAENLDAGIEEEEEEEKILIPISNIDTMDELINLGVTIKSKKNKEGLYALSIVDNKSMDGSAHKQAKKLLNMAAVTASATDHLVHQLLRYDLNIVNGITSVVKEHKMSDLILGLHIKKGISDSFLGHLTTGILTKCNTTTLIYKPAQPLNTIKRHIIIVPENAEKETGFLFWLIKVWNIARNSGAKLLFYGNIDTLEVIKVVQSKHPIECDFIEFNDWNDFLILLRNFHKDDNLIIVMSRRDKISYHSNMTNIPTYLNNYFKDTSYILIYPMQAGITDHSKIDLTNPTFLEPLDKLEDMGKTIAKLFRSK; encoded by the coding sequence ATGATCTTATCGCAAATAGTTGAGCTAAGTCTACCTCTGACCAATCCAGTATTAAAATTTCTTTTAATACTAGTGATCATCCTATTTGCGCCAATCCTACTTAATAAATTTAAAATACCTCCTCTTTTAGGACTAATCATTGCAGGTGCGGTGATAGGACCTTTTGGGTTTAATTTAATGGAGCGCGATAGTAGTATCATACTTTCGGGAACGGCGGGACTTTTGTATATTATGTTTCTGGCTGGATTGGAAATTGACCTGGTTGATTTTAAAAAAAACAGAAACAAAAGTATTGTTTTCGGCCTATATACTTTTACCATTCCCATGACCTTAGGAATACTATCTGGCCTATATATATTGGGGTTTTCTACCGAAACTTCTGTACTATTGGCAAGTATGTTCGCTTCTCATACACTTATAGCTTATCCTTTGATTAGTAAATTAGGGGTTGCAAAAAATAAAGCGGTAAATATCACCGTTGGCGGCACCATGATTACGGATGTCTTAGCACTTTTAGTGCTAGCGGTAATTGTTGGAATGACCACCGGGGAGGTAAATACAGAATTTTGGCTAAGGTTGTCCATCTCTATTGTAGTTTTTGGCCTGATTGTTACGCTTCTTTTTCCTATTATTGGAAGGTGGTTTTTTAAACGATTTGACGACAATGTTTCCCAGTATATTTTTGTTTTGGCAATGGTCTTTCTCGGTGCGGTGCTTGCTGAAATAGCGGGAATAGAAGCCATAATAGGAGCGTTCTTGGCCGGATTGGCCCTTAACAGACTCATTCCCCACACCTCTCCCTTGATGAATCGAATAGAATTTGTGGGGAACGCCATTTTTATTCCCTTCTTTCTCATTGGCGTGGGCATGCTCATTGATTACCGAGTTTTTTTTAAGGATATGGAAACGATTAAGGTGGCCTCGGTAATGATAGTTGTAGCTACTTCTTCCAAGTTTCTTGCGGCTTGGCTGACCCAAAAGACGTATAAATTATCTGTTAATCAACGAAGATTGATATTTGGTTTGAGCAATGCACAGGCAGCTGCAACCTTGGCGGCGGTATTAGTGGGGTATAATATTATTTTGGGAGAGACTGAGACGGGGGAGCCTATCCGATTGCTAAGCGAAAGTATTTTAAGCGGGACAATATTAATGATTCTGTTTACCTGCACCATAGCCTCATTTGTGGCTCAGAAAGGTGCTAAAAATATTGTACTTGCAGAAAATCTAGACGCAGGAATAGAGGAAGAAGAAGAGGAAGAAAAAATACTGATCCCTATCAGTAATATTGATACCATGGATGAGTTGATCAATTTAGGGGTAACCATAAAGTCTAAAAAAAATAAGGAAGGATTGTATGCGCTTAGTATTGTTGATAATAAATCAATGGACGGTTCGGCCCATAAACAGGCTAAAAAATTATTGAATATGGCAGCCGTTACCGCCTCGGCTACAGATCATTTGGTGCACCAACTTCTTAGGTACGATTTAAATATTGTAAATGGAATAACAAGTGTGGTCAAGGAGCATAAAATGAGTGATTTAATTTTAGGCCTTCATATTAAAAAAGGTATCTCAGACTCCTTTTTGGGGCACCTCACCACGGGAATATTGACCAAATGCAATACCACAACTTTAATTTATAAGCCCGCCCAGCCTTTAAATACCATTAAAAGACATATTATCATAGTTCCTGAAAATGCAGAAAAGGAAACAGGGTTTTTATTTTGGTTGATAAAAGTCTGGAACATTGCTAGAAACTCGGGTGCGAAACTGTTGTTTTATGGAAATATAGACACCCTAGAGGTCATTAAAGTAGTGCAATCAAAACACCCTATTGAATGTGATTTTATAGAGTTTAATGATTGGAACGATTTTTTAATACTGTTGAGGAACTTTCACAAAGATGACAATCTTATTATTGTGATGAGCAGAAGAGACAAAATTTCTTATCATAGTAATATGACCAATATTCCAACTTATCTCAATAACTATTTCAAAGATACCAGCTATATATTGATATATCCGATGCAAGCAGGGATAACTGATCATTCTAAAATTGATTTGACAAATCCGACCTTTCTTGAACCCTTAGATAAACTGGAGGATATGGGCAAAACGATTGCGAAATTGTTCAGGAGTAAATAA
- a CDS encoding glycosyltransferase family 39 protein encodes MEAIVSRITTFRYYFLFLSLVFILLISGIGSYGLAETSEARYAEISREMFRSGDYIHPELLGIYHYHKPPLTYYITTLGYRIFGVNEFGARFFLQIAVVLQLLFVYGIANLLFKNKKIAFVSGLIYFSMPIVLLSSRNLTTDAYLTTLILGAIYFWQYYTLKRTFFALYLFYILTAFGLLTKGPVALIFIFTYILTYKILFRESYKMNFHHILGFILCLLLGGSWYFFVLMDNPKLWNYFMEKQLFSRVVLESFHRSKPFWYYIPLVMGLLFPWWLPLLGRYRRKLPIFFRAGKETKLFLYSSIFSLIIFSVFSNKLIFYILPMFWMLAIFLSAQLFRTGNRVRTILNKAFLYFLIVLYIAILCGWLLKPEFIRISYGTVIHESISVAAFMGIYFVVNKNAPFKPAILAASFNAGLLVTATSMLSYNSEAINSTNEMVNFITNETSQRESTIVVYDYLLSSIPFYTLSTQITLKSSHNTTDREVMFQHDSLWRKNLWDMMDDRMIARMDSLSYKPNTFLLIRKKRPLTKNLKFLENHFKYRKEYSKWWILYNH; translated from the coding sequence ATGGAAGCAATAGTATCTAGAATAACTACATTTCGGTATTATTTTTTGTTTCTATCTCTTGTTTTTATACTTCTCATATCTGGTATAGGTTCTTATGGTTTAGCGGAAACCAGTGAGGCCCGGTATGCTGAAATCAGTAGGGAAATGTTCCGGTCTGGTGATTATATACATCCAGAACTTCTGGGGATATACCACTATCATAAACCTCCCCTTACCTACTATATTACTACTTTAGGATACCGCATCTTTGGAGTGAATGAATTTGGCGCTAGATTCTTTCTACAAATAGCTGTTGTACTACAATTACTCTTTGTATACGGAATAGCCAATTTGCTGTTCAAAAACAAAAAAATAGCTTTTGTATCAGGCCTCATTTATTTTTCTATGCCGATAGTGTTGCTATCGAGTAGGAATTTAACCACGGACGCCTATCTTACCACACTTATCCTAGGGGCAATCTATTTTTGGCAATACTACACCCTTAAAAGAACGTTTTTTGCCCTGTACCTGTTCTATATTTTAACTGCCTTTGGACTACTTACCAAAGGTCCGGTTGCCCTCATATTTATCTTCACCTATATCCTCACCTATAAAATTCTTTTTAGAGAAAGTTATAAGATGAATTTCCACCATATTTTAGGATTTATATTGTGCCTTCTTTTAGGCGGCAGTTGGTACTTCTTCGTGCTGATGGACAATCCTAAGTTGTGGAATTATTTTATGGAGAAGCAACTTTTTTCGCGAGTGGTTCTAGAGTCCTTTCATCGATCCAAACCCTTTTGGTATTATATCCCATTAGTGATGGGATTACTATTCCCTTGGTGGCTACCCTTGCTAGGAAGATATAGGAGAAAGCTCCCGATCTTTTTTAGGGCAGGAAAGGAAACGAAATTGTTTTTATACTCAAGCATTTTCTCTTTAATTATATTTTCCGTTTTCAGTAATAAATTAATTTTTTATATACTCCCTATGTTTTGGATGCTGGCCATTTTTCTTTCAGCGCAATTATTTAGGACTGGAAATAGAGTTCGTACGATATTAAATAAAGCATTTTTATATTTTCTAATTGTCTTGTACATAGCGATTTTATGCGGCTGGTTACTGAAACCAGAATTTATTCGGATTTCTTATGGTACTGTAATACACGAATCTATTTCTGTTGCCGCCTTTATGGGGATCTATTTTGTTGTAAACAAAAATGCCCCATTTAAACCAGCCATTTTAGCAGCTAGTTTTAACGCGGGATTACTGGTAACTGCAACCTCTATGCTGTCATACAATAGCGAGGCAATTAACTCCACCAATGAGATGGTGAATTTTATCACTAACGAAACCTCCCAAAGGGAGTCGACCATAGTGGTCTACGATTATTTATTATCCTCTATTCCGTTTTATACCCTTTCTACACAAATAACCTTAAAATCTTCACATAACACCACAGATAGAGAAGTGATGTTTCAACATGATTCCCTATGGAGAAAAAACCTTTGGGATATGATGGATGATAGGATGATTGCCCGTATGGATTCGCTCAGTTACAAGCCCAATACATTTCTACTAATCCGAAAAAAAAGACCCTTAACCAAAAACTTAAAGTTCTTGGAGAATCATTTCAAATATCGAAAGGAATATTCTAAATGGTGGATTTTGTATAACCATTAA
- a CDS encoding acyl-CoA dehydrogenase family protein has product MHKNFPEYIKEFESILKSVFHERYDIDQFSKGRGIPPVALREIMDKSPLSVAIPENFGGRGLKVKECLGILSAASYESLSLSLTFGINIALFLEPVAKYANADVKSNIFNRFLEKQNMGGLMITEPDFGSNALGMETYNEKIGDSYAIKGTKHWQGLTGMADYWIIASRGKNSKGNLNRDIDFFICDVTQPKQQIVVEEYYDNLGLYMIPYGKNKVDISVPSQFKLEPATSGVKMMLDILHRSRMQFPGMALGFIKRMLDESIKHCEERIVGTKKLNELDMVQYQISKIQSAFTIASAMCFRSSKHSSIDNDLSDAGIEANSMKAFVTDLMQESAQIATQLYGSTGFKMDNIAGRGIMDTRAFQIFEGSNEMLYTQIAEIIGKLMKRKNEYNVYAFLKDFSLTDKSHAHFKNEMDFTFSPGLNQRKLVDLGKIFSRIISLNFVFEMEEKGFRKDLIANCTEVLKCDVSQLVNSFQSKNTVVQINDYQENSHWYDFV; this is encoded by the coding sequence ATGCATAAAAATTTTCCCGAGTACATTAAAGAGTTTGAAAGTATTTTAAAAAGCGTTTTTCACGAAAGGTATGACATAGACCAATTCAGCAAAGGACGGGGCATCCCTCCAGTTGCTCTGAGGGAAATCATGGATAAATCTCCATTGTCGGTGGCAATTCCAGAAAATTTTGGGGGACGCGGATTAAAGGTAAAGGAATGTTTAGGGATTTTATCAGCTGCTTCCTATGAATCTCTTTCTCTATCTCTGACTTTTGGGATAAATATAGCCCTGTTCTTAGAACCGGTTGCAAAATATGCCAATGCGGACGTAAAGTCCAACATATTCAATAGATTTTTGGAAAAACAGAATATGGGCGGTCTAATGATAACCGAACCAGATTTTGGCAGCAATGCACTGGGTATGGAGACCTATAATGAAAAAATTGGGGACAGCTATGCCATAAAAGGAACAAAACATTGGCAAGGCTTAACAGGAATGGCCGATTATTGGATTATCGCATCACGTGGAAAAAACAGTAAGGGAAATCTAAATAGGGATATTGATTTTTTCATCTGCGATGTTACCCAGCCTAAGCAGCAGATCGTGGTGGAGGAATATTATGACAATCTAGGTCTCTATATGATTCCCTATGGAAAGAATAAGGTAGATATTAGTGTGCCGTCTCAATTTAAACTAGAACCGGCTACCTCAGGAGTTAAAATGATGCTGGACATACTACATAGAAGTAGAATGCAATTTCCAGGGATGGCACTTGGTTTCATCAAAAGAATGCTGGACGAATCTATAAAACATTGCGAGGAAAGAATCGTTGGTACCAAAAAATTGAATGAACTCGATATGGTCCAATATCAGATTTCGAAAATCCAGAGCGCCTTTACGATAGCCTCGGCCATGTGCTTTAGAAGTAGCAAACATAGCAGTATAGATAACGATCTTTCGGATGCTGGCATAGAAGCCAACTCCATGAAGGCCTTTGTAACCGACCTTATGCAAGAGTCGGCACAAATTGCAACGCAATTATACGGATCTACAGGCTTTAAGATGGACAACATAGCGGGAAGGGGAATTATGGACACTAGGGCTTTTCAAATATTTGAGGGCTCCAATGAAATGCTATATACTCAGATTGCTGAAATAATTGGTAAGCTTATGAAGCGTAAAAACGAATACAATGTCTATGCTTTTCTAAAAGATTTTAGCCTTACCGATAAATCACATGCTCATTTCAAAAATGAAATGGATTTCACCTTTAGCCCAGGGTTAAACCAAAGGAAATTGGTGGATTTAGGGAAAATATTCTCAAGGATCATTTCTTTAAATTTCGTGTTTGAAATGGAAGAAAAGGGTTTCCGAAAGGATTTAATAGCAAACTGTACAGAGGTCTTAAAATGTGACGTCTCGCAATTGGTCAATTCTTTTCAAAGTAAGAATACTGTGGTGCAAATTAATGATTATCAAGAGAATAGTCATTGGTATGATTTTGTTTAG
- a CDS encoding copper resistance protein NlpE translates to MRKTILVFGMLGILVMSCKNNEKKMDTTPSVEKSTENPAVHNNASDMHTSQIALDWVGTYEGTLPCASCEGIKTKISLTADGTYNSDIEYMGEEDGKFTENGKFKWNAKGDIITLQMADGGKQMYKVEENAIVFLNSDGEVNTGQLAAYYVLPKK, encoded by the coding sequence ATGAGAAAAACGATTTTGGTATTTGGTATGCTTGGTATTTTGGTAATGTCCTGTAAAAACAACGAAAAAAAGATGGACACCACTCCTAGTGTTGAAAAATCGACCGAAAATCCTGCCGTGCATAATAATGCTTCCGATATGCACACTTCACAGATTGCATTGGACTGGGTGGGAACCTATGAGGGAACATTGCCTTGTGCTAGTTGTGAGGGCATAAAAACCAAAATATCCCTAACGGCTGATGGCACCTATAATAGTGATATTGAATATATGGGTGAAGAAGACGGAAAGTTTACTGAAAATGGAAAGTTTAAATGGAATGCCAAGGGGGATATTATTACACTCCAAATGGCAGACGGAGGTAAACAAATGTACAAGGTGGAGGAGAATGCTATTGTATTCTTAAATTCTGATGGGGAAGTCAATACAGGACAATTGGCGGCCTATTATGTGCTTCCTAAAAAATAG
- a CDS encoding two-component system response regulator: MNLIENPLVYIIDDDLVSQFATQYRLKQEMDSCAFISFDCAKDGLKTFVDQLSDSKQLPDILLLDLEMPIMNGWEFLKEFGNIYNSKIPTEIYVLSSFSNPDDRLKVKNHPLVKGYFNKPLTRLDTQQIIVNKRNLKLKTR; this comes from the coding sequence ATGAATTTAATCGAGAATCCACTTGTTTACATTATTGATGACGATCTGGTTTCCCAGTTCGCCACGCAATACAGATTGAAGCAGGAAATGGATAGCTGTGCCTTTATCAGCTTTGATTGTGCAAAGGATGGATTGAAAACTTTCGTAGATCAATTATCAGATAGTAAACAACTTCCAGATATTTTACTGTTAGATCTGGAAATGCCTATAATGAACGGGTGGGAATTTCTTAAGGAATTTGGGAATATTTATAATAGCAAAATACCGACAGAGATCTATGTCCTTTCGTCATTTTCCAATCCTGATGATAGGCTGAAAGTAAAAAACCATCCCTTGGTAAAAGGGTATTTTAATAAACCTCTCACCAGATTAGATACGCAACAGATTATTGTGAATAAACGAAACTTAAAACTAAAAACTCGCTAA
- a CDS encoding DeoR/GlpR family DNA-binding transcription regulator, translating into MKRHQYILDKLEKDKYVEVLDLCKALKVSAVTIRKDLKFLEDKGLLFRTHGGASLEDPYINDRHVTEKEKISVEEKSGIAQTAAALIVENDSILIGSGTTVQALAKCIRPIGKLMAITSSLPVVLELIKFKDVDVLQLGGYVRHSSASVVGSYALHILENVSCSKFFLGVDGIDLDYGLTTTNLEEAQLNKKMLASAQKTIVLADSSKFGKKSFARICHLDQIDQIITDKGISPKILTKLEDMGIQVITV; encoded by the coding sequence ATGAAAAGACACCAGTATATATTGGATAAATTAGAAAAAGATAAGTATGTTGAAGTACTAGATCTTTGTAAAGCGTTAAAGGTTTCGGCAGTTACGATACGAAAGGACTTAAAGTTCTTGGAAGACAAAGGACTCTTATTCCGCACCCATGGAGGTGCCTCTTTGGAGGATCCCTATATAAATGATAGGCATGTAACCGAAAAAGAAAAAATATCCGTTGAAGAAAAAAGCGGAATAGCCCAGACTGCGGCTGCACTTATTGTAGAAAACGATTCCATCCTAATCGGGTCGGGTACCACCGTACAGGCCTTGGCCAAATGTATTAGACCGATCGGAAAATTAATGGCAATTACATCATCCCTTCCTGTGGTATTGGAGCTTATAAAATTCAAAGATGTGGACGTCTTGCAATTGGGTGGATACGTTAGACATAGTTCTGCTTCTGTAGTAGGTAGCTATGCGCTACACATATTGGAGAATGTTTCCTGTAGTAAATTCTTTTTAGGTGTGGATGGAATAGACTTAGATTACGGGCTGACTACCACCAATTTGGAAGAGGCTCAGTTGAATAAAAAAATGTTGGCCTCCGCCCAGAAAACAATAGTGTTGGCAGATTCTTCGAAATTTGGGAAAAAGAGTTTTGCTAGAATATGCCATCTCGATCAAATTGATCAAATAATTACGGACAAAGGAATTTCCCCTAAGATATTGACTAAACTAGAGGATATGGGAATCCAGGTTATTACGGTCTAA
- a CDS encoding aspartate dehydrogenase domain-containing protein, with protein MKIKTLAIVGCGKLAHIVVEAMNSGLLSHYQLIGSYSRTFEKAEEIANLISNSQPSDLCIPCKSIDELLALQPDYIIEAASPDSFREFALSALKNGSSIVTLSIGALADTYFYEEVKKTASENDTRVHLVSGAIGGFDIMRTISLMGNCTVTFDTEKSPNSLKNTPVYKDSLQTEKKMVMKGNAMEAISLFPSKVNVAVAASLATVGPKDMKVSVTSTPDYVGDRHRIEVKNDQVHAVVDVYSKTSQIAGWSVVNTLRNITSPIAF; from the coding sequence ATGAAAATAAAAACACTTGCTATAGTAGGTTGTGGTAAACTTGCCCATATTGTGGTTGAAGCCATGAATTCGGGTCTCTTGTCCCATTATCAACTTATTGGGTCCTATTCCCGAACCTTTGAAAAAGCGGAGGAAATAGCCAATTTGATTTCTAATTCACAGCCTAGTGATCTATGTATACCCTGTAAATCCATAGATGAGTTATTGGCGCTTCAACCGGACTATATCATTGAGGCGGCTTCTCCAGATTCGTTTCGGGAATTTGCCTTGTCCGCATTGAAGAACGGTTCTTCCATAGTTACCCTTTCCATTGGGGCTTTAGCAGATACATACTTCTATGAAGAGGTGAAGAAAACGGCAAGTGAAAACGATACCCGGGTACATCTCGTTTCTGGTGCCATAGGTGGTTTTGATATAATGCGGACCATTTCCCTTATGGGAAATTGTACCGTAACTTTCGATACCGAAAAAAGTCCGAATTCCCTTAAAAACACCCCGGTATACAAGGATTCCTTGCAAACTGAAAAGAAAATGGTGATGAAAGGGAACGCTATGGAAGCCATTTCCCTTTTTCCGTCTAAGGTAAATGTGGCAGTTGCAGCCTCACTTGCTACCGTAGGTCCTAAGGATATGAAGGTTTCCGTTACCTCTACACCAGATTATGTTGGAGATAGGCATCGTATAGAGGTGAAAAATGATCAGGTACATGCGGTAGTGGATGTCTACAGCAAAACGTCACAGATTGCTGGATGGAGCGTTGTGAATACCTTACGCAATATTACCTCGCCTATTGCTTTTTAA
- a CDS encoding nicotinate phosphoribosyltransferase, with protein sequence MNLTNKYSGLFTDQYQLSMAEGYFLTGRRSDSVNFDYFFRKNPFGSGFTIFAGLQDLFELILDFKFDQDAIDFLHKRGFHSDFLDYLKDFQFQGTIYAPKEGEVIFPTEPVVSVEGTIIECQLLETVLLNTLNFQSLIATKANRLRHSAGDRTLMEFGMRRAQGWAVIHGSRAAVIGGVDSTSNVLSAYLYGLESSGTQAHSWIQSFEDELTAFRKFAETRPKHCVLLVDTYHTLNSGVPNAIIVAKEMAERGEQLSAIRLDSGDLAYLSKKARKMLDDAGLKEVKIMASNRLDEYIIKSLIDQGAKIDGFGVGGNLITGQKDGALDGVYKLSQVNHRHTIKLSEDVYKRTLPGKKKIVRYYNDDDKFYADAIVLAEENVADIATIYHPQYTDKKSIVTGLKSEVLISKVFEKGKALFKEKGIHEISEYRKLRVSQLTEDHKRFEFPHRYKVGLSESLIDLRDTLISDIKNK encoded by the coding sequence ATGAATTTAACGAACAAATATTCTGGCTTATTTACCGATCAATATCAACTATCCATGGCCGAAGGTTACTTTTTAACGGGAAGGCGAAGTGACAGTGTCAATTTCGATTATTTCTTCAGAAAGAATCCCTTTGGTTCTGGATTTACCATTTTTGCGGGATTGCAAGATCTCTTTGAGCTGATTCTAGATTTTAAGTTTGATCAGGATGCCATCGATTTTCTTCACAAAAGAGGATTTCATAGTGATTTTCTCGATTATTTAAAAGACTTTCAGTTTCAGGGGACTATATATGCACCCAAAGAAGGAGAGGTTATCTTTCCCACAGAACCGGTGGTCAGTGTGGAAGGAACTATTATTGAATGTCAATTATTAGAAACTGTTCTACTCAATACGCTTAACTTTCAATCGCTTATAGCAACCAAAGCAAATAGATTGAGGCACTCTGCCGGTGACAGGACGTTAATGGAATTTGGCATGCGCAGGGCGCAGGGGTGGGCAGTAATTCACGGTAGTAGGGCAGCCGTAATAGGCGGAGTAGATAGCACCTCTAATGTGCTAAGTGCCTATTTGTATGGTTTGGAATCTTCAGGGACCCAAGCCCATTCATGGATACAAAGTTTTGAGGACGAGTTAACCGCCTTTAGAAAATTCGCTGAAACCAGACCAAAACATTGTGTGTTGTTGGTAGATACCTACCATACTTTAAATAGTGGAGTTCCAAATGCGATTATCGTAGCTAAGGAGATGGCAGAAAGGGGAGAGCAACTTTCCGCCATTAGATTAGATAGCGGGGACCTGGCCTACCTTTCAAAAAAAGCACGAAAAATGTTGGATGATGCCGGATTAAAAGAAGTGAAGATAATGGCCTCTAACCGGTTGGACGAGTATATTATTAAAAGTCTAATAGATCAGGGAGCCAAAATAGACGGTTTTGGGGTAGGCGGTAATTTAATCACTGGTCAAAAGGATGGAGCGTTGGATGGGGTGTATAAATTAAGCCAAGTTAATCATAGACACACGATAAAACTATCGGAGGATGTTTATAAGCGGACGCTTCCTGGCAAAAAAAAAATTGTGAGGTATTATAACGACGATGATAAATTCTACGCAGATGCCATTGTGTTGGCTGAAGAAAATGTAGCGGATATAGCGACTATCTATCACCCCCAATACACCGATAAAAAATCGATTGTAACGGGATTAAAAAGTGAAGTCTTAATTTCAAAAGTGTTTGAAAAAGGAAAGGCACTGTTTAAGGAAAAAGGAATACACGAAATTTCGGAATATAGGAAATTAAGGGTTTCTCAATTAACTGAGGACCATAAACGGTTTGAGTTTCCACATAGATACAAAGTAGGTTTAAGTGAATCCCTAATCGATTTGAGGGATACATTAATATCGGATATTAAAAATAAATAA
- a CDS encoding glycerol-3-phosphate dehydrogenase/oxidase: MNIFERKSILQHLDSSEKWDVIIIGGGATGLGVALDSVVRGYKTLLLEQVDFAKGTSSRSTKLVHGGVRYLAQGDLGLVKEALYERGLMLKNAPHLVKNQSFIIPNYKWWDGMFYTVGLKVYDLLAGRLSLGKSVHIGRKEILGRLKTLKEGKLKGGVLYHDGQFDDSRLAVNIAQTCVEKGATVLNHFQVVELTKDGQGVINGVVAKDMETNQEYVLPSTVVINATGVFTDQILKMDNKDAINMVRPSQGIHLVLDKSFLPGEDAIMIPKTDDGRVLFLVPWHNRVLIGTTDTVLNDHSLEPVALEEEIDFILQTTNKYLTKIVSRKDVLSIFAGLRPLAAPQDGSEKTKEISRSHKIIISKSQLVTITGGKWTTYRKMAQDTLDKIIRIGKLPNRECGTEHLPIHGATVDIDTSNHLYIYGSDRKAILRMLKESPELGEKLHPNLEYLCVEVLWAARYEMARTIEDVLARRVRILFLDAKASIEIAPKVARILAMELDKDLEWQEKQVIEYRAMAAQYVLLKNTTLAFDDHSKINQ, encoded by the coding sequence GTGAATATATTTGAAAGAAAATCAATATTACAACATCTGGATTCCTCTGAGAAATGGGATGTAATAATTATTGGAGGTGGTGCCACTGGATTGGGTGTAGCCTTAGACAGTGTAGTACGTGGCTATAAAACGCTATTACTTGAGCAGGTAGATTTTGCAAAAGGCACCTCGAGCAGGAGTACAAAACTCGTGCATGGTGGGGTTCGTTATTTGGCCCAAGGTGATTTGGGACTGGTAAAGGAGGCCTTGTACGAAAGAGGGTTGATGTTGAAAAACGCACCCCATTTGGTAAAAAACCAGTCCTTCATTATTCCTAACTATAAATGGTGGGACGGAATGTTTTATACGGTAGGCTTAAAGGTATACGATCTTCTGGCAGGCAGGTTAAGTTTAGGGAAATCCGTCCATATTGGCCGCAAGGAGATTTTAGGGCGATTAAAAACACTTAAGGAGGGTAAGCTAAAGGGAGGAGTGCTCTATCATGACGGTCAGTTTGACGATTCCCGACTGGCTGTAAATATTGCGCAAACCTGTGTAGAAAAAGGAGCCACGGTATTAAACCATTTCCAGGTTGTAGAATTAACAAAGGATGGGCAAGGTGTCATAAATGGTGTTGTAGCCAAGGACATGGAGACAAATCAAGAGTATGTGCTACCTTCCACTGTGGTCATAAATGCCACGGGAGTCTTTACGGATCAAATATTGAAAATGGATAATAAGGATGCGATAAATATGGTCCGTCCTAGCCAAGGGATCCATCTTGTTCTGGATAAATCTTTTTTACCAGGAGAAGACGCAATCATGATTCCTAAGACCGATGACGGTCGGGTGTTGTTTTTGGTTCCCTGGCATAACAGGGTGCTAATAGGCACTACGGATACGGTATTGAACGACCATAGCCTTGAGCCAGTTGCCCTTGAAGAGGAAATCGATTTTATACTCCAAACAACCAATAAGTATCTCACCAAAATAGTTTCAAGAAAAGACGTGCTAAGTATTTTTGCTGGACTTAGGCCCTTGGCGGCGCCGCAGGATGGATCCGAGAAAACCAAAGAAATATCCAGAAGCCATAAAATAATTATTTCAAAATCTCAACTGGTAACCATTACAGGTGGAAAATGGACGACGTATAGAAAGATGGCACAAGACACATTGGATAAGATTATTCGTATCGGAAAACTCCCCAATAGGGAATGTGGTACGGAACATCTTCCGATTCACGGTGCAACGGTAGACATTGATACCAGCAATCATCTATATATTTATGGATCTGACCGCAAAGCCATTTTGAGAATGCTGAAAGAATCTCCAGAATTAGGTGAAAAATTACATCCTAATCTAGAATATCTCTGTGTAGAAGTGCTGTGGGCTGCCCGCTATGAAATGGCAAGAACAATTGAAGATGTACTTGCCCGTAGGGTAAGGATATTGTTCCTTGATGCTAAAGCTTCCATTGAAATCGCTCCAAAAGTAGCAAGAATCCTAGCTATGGAATTGGATAAGGACCTAGAATGGCAAGAAAAACAAGTTATAGAGTACAGGGCCATGGCAGCGCAATATGTGTTGCTAAAAAATACCACCCTAGCTTTTGATGATCACTCAAAAATTAATCAATAA